In Mus pahari chromosome 12, PAHARI_EIJ_v1.1, whole genome shotgun sequence, the genomic window TCTTCTTAGGTGTTGATGAACAAGTATCCAAGTCAGTGAAAGATAAGGCATTGCTGCCTTGTCATTACAACTCTCCTCATGAAGATCAGTCCAAAGACCGAATCTACTGGCAAAAACATGACAAAGTGGTGCTGTCTGTCATCGCTGGGGAACTAAAAGTATGGCCCGAGTATAAGAACCGGACTTTATATGACAACACTACCCACTCTCTTATCATCCTGGGCCTGGTCCTTTCAGACAGGGGCACATACAACTGTGTCgttcaaaagaaggaaagaggaatttATGAAGTTAAACACTTGGCTTCCGTGAAGCTGTCTGTCAAAGGTTGGTAGGATTCTCCTCTGGTTTACTGATTTGTAATGTCCTTAAAAGAACATGTCTATTGATGGGGGTGACGCTTTTAGCAGAGAAGGATATGTCTGACTTCATATCTGAGGGTTGAGTCTCTAGTTCTACAGAAAACCTGATTGGTCAAAGTGGAGACCTCTATTAATGCACTTTTCTTGTAGTTGGGATCATTCAAGGCCACAGTAACCATCCCAGGCTCTAGAATGGTCTGAGATGCCTTCTGTCTCGCAGGAGCGTAATTACCATGATATGGAGTGGCCATACTGTAAACTGCATTTGAGAAGTGCCTATCTTATTCTGGGTAGCAAGTTAATCAGGTCacatatttttttacttttctgaatCATGTGCATTTCTGCCTTTGTTCATAACATATACTCACCCTTCTCCGCTAAAAGTGACCAAAACGGGTTAACTGAGTCATCTGAAATATGAAGagccagtctttttttttaaagagatttattttgtttttaactatgtatatgtgtgtgctcagaTGCTCACAGCAGTTAGAAGAAAGTATTGGATtccccaagaacacatcaaatttTATTTAGGAACAAGGCTCATTTTAAATTTcccctttgttttagttttgggttttgagacagggtctcactatgtaaccttggctggcttggagtctagaatcaaactcagagagattcaCTACCAAGGAATTGTTGTTGTTTACAATGACTTCCTCTGCAACCAAATTCAGGGTTTTACCTTTCCTGGTAACTATATGCTATATTCTTCCCTCATTTCTCCCATTTCTCCCAGTATCCCTGGGCATTTTCAGAAGCTTTCCTTGACAGCCTGGTTTAAATGAGAGTATCTTCCTAAATATATCCTGTGTGTCAGGCTCCGTGCTAAGTGATGTCCAGTAGTGGTGTCATTTCTGAAATGCATGGATTATTAACCCGTCTACAAACTAAGACTAAAAAACAAGGAAGTGGCCCACAGTCACAAGGCAAATCTCCGTTTAAGAGCGGCTCTTGATAGTCGCTGACCCCTGCTCATACAAGCTCTGTGGCACTCAGACTTCCAAAAAACGAAAGCCCGGGTATGGACTGGAGTAGAGGAATTGATTGCCACAGGAGGGGGAAGCGCTAAATTCCTAAAGTCTAAGTGTAGAAGCAAGTGGTAGGGGTCTACTTTAGTATCTTACTGGAGGTCAAATATACAAAGGAAATCAACTCCAGGAAGTCTCCTTGTCCCTTTAAAATGTCAGAGTAgcaaggaaattaataaaatgtagtgGCTGTGATTACAGattaaatattgtatatttgGACATAGTTTAAACTGAGtacaagccttttctttctctttctttctttctttctttctttctttctttctttctctttctttctttctttctttctttctttctttctttctttctttctttctttctatctttcttcttcttttttttttttttaagaaaataagcaagagtcttactctgtagcccagggtggctttgaactcatatagcccaggctacctcaCACTCTTTCTACCGTAGCCTCCAAAGTATACCTGCCTACAGGTGTGGTCGACCATGCTTTGCTAACCTTGCTTTTTAAGAAACAAGGGGGTATTGAACATGGATTTAGGGTGATGCCTGAGTGCTAAGAACTGGAGGTCCAGTAGAGCATGACCATGTGAGTAGGTGCATGTGGGCTCCTGTGGGCTCCTGTCTGTTTTCTGGTGCTCAGGTTGAAGGGTGGCTTCACACATGTTCCTTACTAAATAAACAGATAACAGGAGCCACAGTTGCTCTTCCAGTCatcaggaggaaaggaagggatgaGAAGGGGATAGCGAGGATGGGCTCTGGTGTTGGGAAATGTGACTGCAGATACAGTTCTGCCACAGGATTGTAAGTTCCCCAAATCTATTTATTTACAAGATAAGATTATAGACATCAATGGCTTCACATTTGtgctattctatctatctatctatctatctatctattatctatccatcaatcaatctatcttttttttttttttttgagacagggtctctctacaaggctgtggctggcctgaaactagctatgtaaatcaggctggcctcagtcatagaaatccacctgcctctgcctcctcagtgatgGAACTAAAGGTCCGCACCACTCAGCctgggtattttattttctagcaGACAGGGTCTTCACTATATTTtccaggctggtcccaaacttgTGGAGTTCAAGCAacctttctgtctcagcctgtaCTACCACACTTTACTTGGTCCTTGGCCCTTTTAAATCGGAGTCTAATGTCCTAAGGTTGTCATAAAGAGAATGATTTCCAGAAATAACTAGGAGGGACTCGATAAATAATATcagccttcttttctcctcttacaATAGCAAGCATTACAACAATATTTCCCACAAACCCATGTCTCTGTGCTCCTACCCCATTCAAGGTGGGAGAGAACTGACCTCGTCAGTTCAAAGCAGCTCTTTGACCAGTGACTTATGGGGTCTTGCAAATGCAATCTTATTTTGTCAGTCTCGCTGGACCTTGATCATTTACTTAACATATACCTAAGCACACAGACCTGTACCCGTGTATAACTGTATGCTTGTTCTATCTCCAGCTGACTTCCCTACCCCCAACATAACTGAGTCTGGAAacccatctgcagacactaaaACGATTACCTGCTTTGCTTCCGGGGGTTTCCCAAAGCCTCGCCTCTCTTGGATGGAAAATGGAAGAGAATTACCTGGCATCAATACAACAATTTCCCAGGATCCTGAATCTGAACTGTACACCGTTAGTAGCCAACTAGATTTCAATGTGACATACAACCACACCATTAAGTGTTCCATTGAATACGGAGACGCTCTCGTGTCAGAGAACTTCACCTGGAAAAAACGTAAGTCACATTACTCTGGAAAGTGCCTACTAAATAGGACCTAGAAGTATAACCCAGCAGCTCCACTTTAGAATTGAACTTATTGATTTTGAgggaaattttatcattttagacATACAGGATGTGTGGTTATGATTTACATCACCGGACCAGTTTAATAGTGATATTCTAgactacttttattttattttaataaatattataactttTATAGGCAGACCTAAGAACTGTTAACATCTGTAATCATTTTGCAATTTATGTAATGTTATCTTTCTTGAAAGCACTAAAGTTTGTCCTTCTCACCTCCAACCCCAACTTGGGCATTTTGATTTAGGTTACCTGTTCCTAATGGTCCCATGGTACCAAAATCATTGGCTTCTTTGGAGTGGATTTTTGGTTTTAGAACTACTGGTTGAATCTGGGTGTGGGCAGAGCACTGGCTCAGTACATccaaagccctaggtttgatcccacCTACTGGTTCATCCAGAGCAAAAAAGCAGTAAAGTTATATGATAGAAGTCTTTGAGAACAATGCTCAGGGTGAAAAAAATAGGTCATTTTGAGTCAAAAATTTACTGTACAGGTAGTAAGCTTATAAAGTTCCCTTTCTCTAAAAGTGaaaaaatgagacaaagaaaTTCTTTTTATATGTATCTTAAATCTATGGCAGGTTATCATGGAATTCAGTTACTTGAAACGCACATCCAGTTTGAATGGCTGAGTATACAGAGGTGCCCTTGGGGCTCCCCTCCCATCTTAGCCCCATCCTAAGGACATCTATGTGCACGTTACAGAAGCAATGCTGTATGACGGTCTTTGGTACACATGCATTAAATATGCACTGTTGTACTGCCACTTTATGCCTGCCTCTTTATTTATAGTTGAGACAGTTTAGGGTGGCTTATGAGTTCAGTCTAGTGTGTGATTTTCTCGTCCAGATCTGAGATTGAGTCTTTCAACTATTTTCTTTTGTAGATACtaagaaaatttcctgaaaacaTTGGTCCCCAACATAAACCAAATTGTTTTGACATGATTTCAACACTCAAAACTCAAAATCTCAATCATgttttatatattctaatattttattttaaagtgtcttGGCTCATAAAGTGAaaatgggccgggcgtggtggcacacgcctttaatcccagcacttgggaggcagaggcaggcggatttctgagttcgaggccagcttggtctacagagtgagttccaggacagccagggccacacagagaaaccctgtctcgaaaatcaaaaaaacaaaaaaaaagtgaaaatggtTTATTAATTCagggtttatttttactttatagttCTATCACTAATgaattctatattatttttaaaggtgggGTTTATGTTGAGTTTAATATGTATTCATAGCTTGAATATAGTTTACTTTGGATGCTGTTTTGGAATGTGGGTACATGTGAAATTTAGAACAAAAGTagctggaatttcttttttttttttttttttttttttggtttttcgagacagggtttctctgtgtagccctggctgtcctggaactcactttgtagaccaggctggcctcgaactcagaaatccgcctgcctctgcctcccgagtgctgggattaaaggcgtgcgccaccacgcccggccctggaACTTCTTTAGAAAAAGTTCAGATAGTAGTTTAGACTTCGTGGGTCTTACAGACTCTGTTGCCGTGCACacaaatatgtgcacacatggtatctcattatgtagcccaggatggccttgaactcataatcttccaacttcagttctgggattagagtCATGAGCCACTGCATCCCATTTAGAACTTTATCTTTTAAAGCAAGTAGTAGGTCAGGCTTACTCCAGGCATACTTGCTTTTCTTACATATGGAGTCTGTTTTTGTAAATGGagagcttttaaagaaaaatctcactAACCTGACAGCCATCATCATTTGGAGTAAGAGTGAAGACAAGTGATCATTTGTGAGATGCGTTTGGAGGTTAGTAGGTGCCAGGTAAGAAAGATGCAAACTCGGGCcgctgatgggggtggggctaggAATCAGGAGTCTTCTGCTAGATGATAGGAAGGCCACAGAAGCCTGCTGGGAGGATGTGTCACTCTTGCTGAGGGGACTAGGGGTACCACTCACTGCGGTGGTACACGTGGGCAGCAGGGGATGCTTAAGAACACAGTGAGGCTGGAAGAACccgctcagcagttaggagcacggctactcttccagagaaactGTCCCTGATTTCCCTTCCCCTCGTGGTGGCTAACGATCACCTGGAACTCTAGTCCCAgaggagtctgatgccctcttctgacctgttgtgcccagacatatatgcaaatcccatacacataaaataaaaataaataaatgtttaaaaaaaaaaaaaaaaaggaaaacagtcaaTTTAGTTTTCATCAGCTGGCTTCCaaccattttggttttttgttttttgtttttttgttttgttttgtttttttgtttttttcaagacagggtttctctgtatagccctggctgtcctggaactcactttgtagaccaggctggcctcgaactcagaaaNCCNCCTGCCTCTGCCTCCCNagtgctggtattaaaggcgtgcgtcaccacgcccggcccaaccATTTTGTCAGCAGCTGGATCTATAACACATCTGGGGTCCATAAATGAGATAAGACATGTACTGTTCAAATTTAGAAATGAGATGGCCTTTCAAGCTTTGGGTGTGGGTTAGATGATAAAGGCAgaccacacccacacaaacactaCAGAATCGATGGCGATGGCATTTAGAAgctgagaagaggaagaagttccTGCAAAGAAAGATGAGTGTAGCAAGCTGAAACAGGAGTGTGAATCAGAGAAGGCAAGGACAAGGGGGTGTGGTGCCAAATGCTCAAATAAGCTGAAAGCCAGACATCCCCCAGCAGGCGTGGTCATGGGGAAAATGGAAAACGAGTTAGTGTTCAATAATTTCTGGTAAGCCAttccagagaaggcagagaggtgGTGTTGCTAATATACCTGTCAAAAGGTATCGCTGTCCTTT contains:
- the Cd80 gene encoding T-lymphocyte activation antigen CD80, whose amino-acid sequence is MARSGQLMQETPLLKFPCLRLVHLFVPLLCLSRVSSGVDEQVSKSVKDKALLPCHYNSPHEDQSKDRIYWQKHDKVVLSVIAGELKVWPEYKNRTLYDNTTHSLIILGLVLSDRGTYNCVVQKKERGIYEVKHLASVKLSVKADFPTPNITESGNPSADTKTITCFASGGFPKPRLSWMENGRELPGINTTISQDPESELYTVSSQLDFNVTYNHTIKCSIEYGDALVSENFTWKKPPEDPPDRENTIALFGAGFGAVITVVAVVVVIIKCFCKHRSCFRRRNEASREMNNSLNFGPAEASAEQTV